The Candidatus Peribacteria bacterium region ATGACAATAGGGGGTAGGGGTAGGGGGTACCCATACTCTATTCCTGTTTTGTACCGCGTCAACAGAATTCTTCAGATGACATTGAACGTTCCCCGAACCATGCCCATAGAACACATAAAGGCGAGAGGCCCCCGTTGGGCGGGCGCCGTGAAGGTGATAATGTTTTCCCCCGTGCGCAGCGGCTGTGAGATATTGAGAGAGGGGATGGTCAGAATACCCGTGCACCCGGCTGCATTGGTTCCGTCCACTTTCCAGCGAACCGGAATACCTGCTTTGAGTGTTATGACATTCGGTTCGTAGGTGCCGTATGGCGTCACGGTCATTGCTACTTCCTGCACCGAACCCACCATGGTCGGCAGTCCTGCATTCTGCTGATCCTGCAGCGTGGGGCCACCTGTCACATTGAATCCTGTAAGCGCCAGACCGCTATTCAGATTGAACAGCGCGAGCACGAGCACGAGTGTGCCGGAAAACCGCAGAAAGAAATTCAGGGATGTGCCTTTGGCATTGGAGGAAAGAGCGCTGATGCCGAGGAGTGCGGGAAGCGTGCCCAGTGCAAAGACAAACATGATGACGGCACCCGTTGCAAACGTGCCGGATGCAAGTGCTGCCAGCTGCAGCGACTGCGTAAATCCGCAGGGCAGGAAAAATGTGAGTGCACCAAGGATGAAAGGCGCCGCCGCATGGTCGCTTTCAGACAGTCCTGCAATCCAGCGCGAAAATTTTTTCGGGGGACGGATGGGGAAGCTGCCTTTTCCGACAATACCGAGGATACTCAGTGCCAGATACAGCATCACCAATGCGACAACGATATTCATATAGCCGGTCATCTGTGTGCTGAGCGTGATCGATTGCCCGATCACGCCGACGAGCCCGCC contains the following coding sequences:
- a CDS encoding sulfite exporter TauE/SafE family protein, which translates into the protein MPRNTLNTCTVFHIGGMTCASCELLLERKIGKMEGVQSVDVDYRKGIARITPKKGAHLDTKHLTAVIDDAGYSVVENGATLSPDTRKWIEIGASLIVIFALYTLLQTFDLMSLAPSTSGILSVGGIFVIGLVAGTSSCLAVTGGLLLALAAKHNAVHRAETAAQKFKPLLQFNLGRLVSYFVLGGLVGVIGQSITLSTQMTGYMNIVVALVMLYLALSILGIVGKGSFPIRPPKKFSRWIAGLSESDHAAAPFILGALTFFLPCGFTQSLQLAALASGTFATGAVIMFVFALGTLPALLGISALSSNAKGTSLNFFLRFSGTLVLVLALFNLNSGLALTGFNVTGGPTLQDQQNAGLPTMVGSVQEVAMTVTPYGTYEPNVITLKAGIPVRWKVDGTNAAGCTGILTIPSLNISQPLRTGENIITFTAPAQRGPLAFMCSMGMVRGTFNVI